One segment of Polypterus senegalus isolate Bchr_013 chromosome 8, ASM1683550v1, whole genome shotgun sequence DNA contains the following:
- the parvg gene encoding gamma-parvin isoform X1: MVITKAILHYQYWGKEEKIGNQWATMEGMDQEISEIFAQASLQASPCEDYSNFLGGKNKLIHPQSLKDARFEQLKEVLISWINDKLKKEHIVIQSLEKDLYDGLILHHLFVKLSGVELKVEEIALTESAQKRKLTIILEAVNEKLNLPADESLKWSVNAIYSCNLLANLHLLIAMARCFQPELVLPPNLCLKIIVLEVNKNGIKSETILECITGGSTEADETLKDPIEELLKLAPEKVNTVKQAILHFVNKNLEGLGLRVNDMNTQFADGVMLILLIGQLGGYFINLNEYCLTPSSNSEMLLNVTFALDLLSNDGLLPAGIEPQDIVSQDETATLKVLYSLFRTYK; encoded by the exons ATGGTGATAACAAAGGCAATTCTGCACTACCAGTATtggggaaaagaagaaaagatagGAAACCAG TGGGCCACAATGGAAGGAATGGACCAAGAGATTTCTGAAATTTTCGCCCAGGCCTCCCTGCAGGCCAGTCCTTGCGAAGACTATTCAAACTTCCTGG GTGGAAAGAACAAATTAATTCACCCGCAGTCTCTCAAGGATGCCAGATTTGAGCAACTGAAGGAG GTTCTAATATCCTGGATCAATGATAAACTGAAAAAAGAGCACATTGTGATCCAGAGCCTTGAAAAGGATTTATATGACGGACTCATACTGCATCACCTGTTTG TAAAACTTTCTGGTGTCGAGCTGAAAGTGGAAGAAATTGCCCTTACAGAAAGTGCACAGAAGCGCAAACTCACCATCATCCTGGAAGCTGTGAATGAGAAGCTAAATCTGCCAGCTGATGAATCACTTAAATGGAGTGTGAATG CAATTTACAGTTGTAATCTGCTAGCCAACTTACACTTACTAATTGCCATGGCCAGATGCTTCCAGCCTGAACTGGTTTTGCCACCTAACCTATGTCTGAAAATTATTGTACTTGAG GTGAACAAAAATGGAATCAAGTCAGAAACAATCTTAGAGTGTATCACTGGTGGCAG CACTGAAGCAGATGAGACCCTCAAAG atCCAATTGAGGAGCTATTAAAACTGGCCCCAGAGAAAGTGAACACAGTGAAGCAG GCTATCCTGCATTTTGTCAATAAGAACCTGGAAGGTTTAGGCCTGCGAGTGAATGACATGAACACACAG TTTGCTGATGGGGTGATGCTCATTTTGCTGATTGGTCAACTAGGAGGCTACTTTATCAATCTGAATGAATATTGCTTGACCCCGAGCTCCAACTCTGAAATG TTGCTAAATGTAACCTTTGCTCTGGATCTTCTCAGCAATGATGGGCTCCTTCCAGCTGGCATTGAACCTCAAG
- the parvg gene encoding gamma-parvin isoform X2, whose translation MEGMDQEISEIFAQASLQASPCEDYSNFLGGKNKLIHPQSLKDARFEQLKEVLISWINDKLKKEHIVIQSLEKDLYDGLILHHLFVKLSGVELKVEEIALTESAQKRKLTIILEAVNEKLNLPADESLKWSVNAIYSCNLLANLHLLIAMARCFQPELVLPPNLCLKIIVLEVNKNGIKSETILECITGGSTEADETLKDPIEELLKLAPEKVNTVKQAILHFVNKNLEGLGLRVNDMNTQFADGVMLILLIGQLGGYFINLNEYCLTPSSNSEMLLNVTFALDLLSNDGLLPAGIEPQDIVSQDETATLKVLYSLFRTYK comes from the exons ATGGAAGGAATGGACCAAGAGATTTCTGAAATTTTCGCCCAGGCCTCCCTGCAGGCCAGTCCTTGCGAAGACTATTCAAACTTCCTGG GTGGAAAGAACAAATTAATTCACCCGCAGTCTCTCAAGGATGCCAGATTTGAGCAACTGAAGGAG GTTCTAATATCCTGGATCAATGATAAACTGAAAAAAGAGCACATTGTGATCCAGAGCCTTGAAAAGGATTTATATGACGGACTCATACTGCATCACCTGTTTG TAAAACTTTCTGGTGTCGAGCTGAAAGTGGAAGAAATTGCCCTTACAGAAAGTGCACAGAAGCGCAAACTCACCATCATCCTGGAAGCTGTGAATGAGAAGCTAAATCTGCCAGCTGATGAATCACTTAAATGGAGTGTGAATG CAATTTACAGTTGTAATCTGCTAGCCAACTTACACTTACTAATTGCCATGGCCAGATGCTTCCAGCCTGAACTGGTTTTGCCACCTAACCTATGTCTGAAAATTATTGTACTTGAG GTGAACAAAAATGGAATCAAGTCAGAAACAATCTTAGAGTGTATCACTGGTGGCAG CACTGAAGCAGATGAGACCCTCAAAG atCCAATTGAGGAGCTATTAAAACTGGCCCCAGAGAAAGTGAACACAGTGAAGCAG GCTATCCTGCATTTTGTCAATAAGAACCTGGAAGGTTTAGGCCTGCGAGTGAATGACATGAACACACAG TTTGCTGATGGGGTGATGCTCATTTTGCTGATTGGTCAACTAGGAGGCTACTTTATCAATCTGAATGAATATTGCTTGACCCCGAGCTCCAACTCTGAAATG TTGCTAAATGTAACCTTTGCTCTGGATCTTCTCAGCAATGATGGGCTCCTTCCAGCTGGCATTGAACCTCAAG